Proteins from a genomic interval of Lysobacter arenosi:
- a CDS encoding HlyD family type I secretion periplasmic adaptor subunit: MRHILQGLRDFAARYITVFKSAWNVRAQLDPPERSADELAFLPAHLELTHSPVSPTARWTMRIIIAFFCVALLWACLGKLDIVAVAPGKTVVDSRTKVMQTAETGVVRRILVRDGQIVKAGQLLIELDATATAAEYTQADEALVNARLAVLRLGALAASLDNNRAPAIPPAADLPRERLQAEQALVRSQFDTYQAKRHGLQASIAQRRAELQTTQASIVPLDESARISKARAEDYSKLVEGRYVGRHEYLLREQERIAAERDLATQRNRVQEIRSALSAADEELRVLVTDTRQQTLDGLRQATEQVAQMAPEVAKTGQRDRLMALRAPVDGTVQQLAVHTVGGVVTPAQPLLALVPSREQLEVEATILNKDIGFVHAGQPVTVKIESFPYARYGYLTGVVASVSHDAAQDERLGLVFPARVRLNSASLMIDGVRVRLSSGMSLSVEIKTGRRPVIDYMLSPLKTHASESLRER; this comes from the coding sequence ATGAGGCACATCCTTCAGGGTTTGCGCGACTTCGCCGCACGCTACATCACGGTCTTCAAGTCAGCATGGAACGTGCGTGCCCAGCTCGACCCGCCAGAGCGAAGCGCCGATGAGCTGGCCTTCCTGCCCGCGCATCTCGAGCTGACCCACTCGCCGGTGTCCCCGACGGCACGCTGGACGATGCGGATCATCATCGCCTTCTTCTGCGTGGCGCTGCTGTGGGCATGCCTGGGTAAGCTGGACATCGTTGCCGTGGCGCCCGGCAAAACCGTCGTGGACTCGCGCACCAAAGTGATGCAGACGGCCGAGACTGGCGTCGTGCGCCGCATCCTGGTGCGCGACGGCCAGATCGTTAAGGCGGGGCAACTGCTGATCGAGCTGGACGCGACGGCGACCGCGGCCGAGTACACGCAGGCCGATGAAGCATTGGTCAACGCAAGGCTGGCGGTGCTGCGGTTGGGCGCGCTTGCGGCGTCGCTGGACAACAACCGCGCGCCCGCGATTCCGCCAGCCGCCGACCTGCCACGAGAACGCCTGCAGGCGGAGCAGGCACTGGTGCGCAGCCAGTTCGACACCTATCAGGCCAAGCGACACGGACTGCAGGCCAGCATCGCGCAACGCCGCGCCGAGCTCCAGACCACGCAGGCCTCGATAGTGCCGCTGGATGAATCGGCCCGAATCTCAAAAGCACGCGCCGAGGACTACAGCAAGCTGGTCGAAGGCAGGTACGTCGGCCGGCACGAGTACCTGCTGCGCGAGCAGGAGCGCATCGCGGCTGAACGTGATCTGGCGACGCAGCGGAACCGTGTGCAGGAGATCCGTTCGGCGCTCAGCGCCGCCGATGAGGAACTACGCGTTCTGGTAACCGACACGCGGCAACAGACACTGGATGGCTTACGCCAGGCGACCGAGCAAGTCGCCCAAATGGCGCCGGAAGTCGCGAAGACCGGGCAACGTGACAGGCTAATGGCGCTGCGCGCTCCGGTTGATGGAACGGTGCAGCAGTTGGCGGTGCACACCGTCGGCGGCGTCGTCACGCCAGCACAGCCACTACTGGCGTTGGTTCCGAGTCGGGAGCAACTGGAAGTGGAGGCCACGATCCTCAACAAGGACATCGGTTTTGTGCACGCTGGGCAGCCGGTGACAGTAAAGATTGAGAGCTTTCCCTATGCGCGCTATGGCTATCTCACCGGAGTTGTGGCGAGTGTGTCCCATGACGCCGCGCAGGACGAGAGATTGGGCTTGGTGTTCCCTGCGCGGGTCAGGCTCAACAGCGCGAGTTTGATGATTGACGGAGTACGCGTGCGCCTTTCCTCGGGTATGAGCCTTTCCGTCGAGATAAAGACAGGTAGACGGCCGGTGATCGACTACATGCTGTCGCCCCTCAAGACGCATGCCTCAGAGTCATTGAGAGAGCGATAG
- a CDS encoding calcium-binding protein, protein MIADDKTIYFVLGDLDTPKLPAAPQTEEAKKTLLQAFVSLYKDFLGETAGNLTDDTIKALSHLQLKELAARIDAEMVAKPELAEQYTKANDFERIASKWREMALASGHPDATAVVWHCNQIIAQREEAIELLLQAGQDSSAKFRAMKLLGAAAGNIMTALEVAEAFQSGATEPDVMATKMFGIVLGSYVGGLVLTAFGGLGVVLAAPVGTILAVAATVMVAAYAAEKIGEFIWEEFISDTFWDVLESLNIKDEVEYGISKIGQWVGAITPGDPKPPYRTEQVYDGEVIASNEKENVVIGNDGSNEINMLHGRTVAFGEGGNDIYRVYTTAQRNQVISDTEGANKLFFGIEEIGTLGLQKIGTNVYRSDGGNYTITKVGDGEDASLVIQSKHYEATVTILNWTNGNFGIDLPGEPVPYEPPPPSHSGGAQDDYITPYIDGASPPGISADGGEGRDMIWGTGLQYEDSLRGGGGSDIINGNGGIDQIDAGHGDDFVSGIGDGSTVHGGEGNDVLAADYDFGFHYIASGDIPIDSNAIWRDLSQYFGWDQVEAFSIDDNGYLRISPAIGLMDGFDYSGPSVVAGWSYRFWLVDDGTFELKYFSSVEPDGKEPGYSGLITYWDPGLEFVKGVTLFGEGGNDAITGTSADDVLDGGDDDDRIVANAGNDVVYGGEGVDYLAGGAGNDVLDGGAAADQVYGEDGNDVITGGAGDDQLWGDKYNQDENAAGGDDHILGGEGKDQIVGHGGNDILSGDAGDDFVLGGAGDDQLYGGQGEDRLQGGAGNDHLDGGTERDLLFGEDGDDSVAGGEGNDQLQGGAGNDRLDGGAGDDVLIGETGEDFLSGGLGADELQGREGDDSLDGGDGNDRLFGQVGNDYLGGGTGDDHLRGAEGNDTLIGGEGIDDMGGGEGDDLLEGGAGADKLWGEAGNDRVQGGAGDDYVDGDDGAVAAGLHGKDQLDGGDGNDILHGQGNDDTVRGGAGDDSVFGDDYERQYIGNDKVYGDAGKDLVDGGAGNDELFGGQDNDTLVGGEGDDVLDGGTGNDVLYGGKGNDRFHFEAGFGVDEIVLEDIDAGTDTISFGSGISSSDLTYFVQGMDLLIQHNNMQDAIVVRGYFAPGTNVSLQLAGGTQYSRADMEQLLGVPTPVPGTSGNDVMEGTDGDDNLHGGAGNDTLYGLGGDDYLFGGSGDDQLYGSVGSDMLNGGTGNDTYHFDWGAGLDRITGLGSASSGSDVIKFGPSLTRDMINNYQITGDDLMIAFFDGANYDAVYMDGFLSAANGTHILEFADGSWMSAEDFRSGPNSWRGTAGDDSFVASNANNNLQGYEGDDVISGMGGNDRIFGDAGDDQLDGGDGNDALQGGLGADVIDGGAGDDQLYGTEYEGSPTDTLRGGSGNDRYYIGKGHQTSPSPDVVIELANEGIDTVYAESYSYTLTDNVENLIGVYHSSDYSWSNSGYPGWYVDIPRQLIGNALDNTIRLGDLPWGGSHDHRLYVLDGGAGADTLVGTEADEIYVVDQLGDVIVETDTGPGASVDTVRASTSFSIGQYANVENIELAGAGNLSAWGNTGNNRLDGSTSSGANTLYGGQGDDTYAITAKDVVVELAGEGVDTVRIERLDETTSQGQWFNVSDYANVENLSLGNNLSIDWDYNGSDNQGLFSANLRGDAGDNVLIGNGFSNELRGGGGNDTLFGGERELNTTYRSAYDQLFGESGDDTLRAGSGGATLHGGSGNDVLYGASGNDSFHYALGDGRDTIASISSTGDLDRVVFAAGIDPDDVSFSRSGTSLVVQVGSDPNDQVVVSNYWYERDGEYELSGAVDQFVFADGTIRRGDLHQLPYTNNPPQTLVHYLSHELVGDEAFTFTLPSGMFTDEAADTITLSLGANTPEWITFDPATGALTGTPPNGGAELSVQIVASDSWGQTTTSTLSLTVRNVIRGGVGGDMLAGTDFRDDVHGGGGDDTLQGVGSGDRLYGGAGNDLYVVTESSQQVIELAGEGDDTVQSSSYSYALGENIEGLLMGAGAMEGVGNSGANVITGNAGDNRLDGGEGDDRLVGDAGNDLYVVDSLGDEVIETAGQGTDTIQASLSWQLGADVENLELIGSDDLNATGNALDNDLTGNAGNNRLEGGAGADWLYGGDGNDTYVMESTQDRAIEYEGEGHDTVDRRFETNLILANNVENLLLAAGVVTGNGNAQDNQITGNAANNKLSGLDGDDQLDGLDGNDQMWGGSGSDRLLAGNGDDYLDGGTGQDQLEGGAGGDVYVVDDAGDVIVEAAGGGTDQVQASASYAMSANIENLFLSGSSAISGTGNAQANYLGGNSSDNVLNGMGGNDTLVGGAGNDSLVGGAGDDSYLVDAASGTDVIDNAGGGSDGVFFINGVTRERLSFSRDGNDLLITIDGGATPAVRVTNHFLGGDAAIDYVAPEGGTTLTTAQINQLVSGGSGGQYDQTIEGTASAEQLVGSNGKDLIKGLGGDDQVFGMGGADTLQGGDGDDYLAGGNGSGTGSADDRLEGGAGNDTLSGEDGNDTLIGGANDDDYIYGGGQDVIDNTGGGIDGVFFSNGITAAQLAFTRTGDDLLITVNGDANSTVKVTGHFLGGDLAIDFVQPASGAMLDTATINALVGGGSNPPGGNDGDYPSVVTGTASGEQLLGTGGRDLIKGLGGNDTLFGFGADDKLDGGDGDDYLSGGNGSHNGSGNDILVGGAGVDTLVGEDGNDQMLGGAGNDKYVYGGGADTIDNTGGGTDWVFFNSSSFSVARSRITFHRDGDDLIVRVDADAGKQIRVTKHFLGGEYAIAYVQPAGGNAIPASQFGGLLAPLSAGRSFAAFASGDEPVTTEMTVIQPEALQERDAVPGRSSDLAMREGQDRPAIQGLEQLVQDVTSATEPRLANQELLNLVNAMSSFGGSDAAASSGTEANSQLERNLHWSAAWHHGPRQDGMRTRYMEP, encoded by the coding sequence ATGATTGCAGACGATAAGACCATCTATTTCGTGCTCGGAGACCTGGATACGCCGAAGCTGCCAGCGGCACCTCAGACCGAGGAAGCAAAGAAGACGCTTCTTCAAGCGTTTGTCTCGTTGTACAAGGACTTCCTTGGAGAAACAGCAGGAAACCTGACGGACGATACAATCAAGGCGCTCAGTCACCTGCAGCTCAAGGAACTGGCGGCTCGCATCGACGCAGAAATGGTCGCGAAGCCAGAACTCGCCGAGCAGTACACCAAAGCTAACGACTTTGAGCGGATCGCGTCAAAGTGGAGGGAGATGGCACTCGCATCCGGCCACCCGGACGCGACGGCAGTGGTCTGGCATTGCAACCAGATCATCGCGCAAAGGGAGGAGGCCATCGAACTGTTGCTGCAGGCCGGCCAGGATTCGAGCGCAAAGTTCAGGGCTATGAAGCTTCTGGGTGCGGCCGCTGGCAACATCATGACCGCGCTGGAGGTTGCCGAGGCGTTTCAATCTGGCGCCACTGAGCCTGACGTCATGGCGACGAAGATGTTCGGCATCGTGCTTGGGTCCTACGTGGGAGGCTTGGTCCTGACCGCATTTGGCGGCCTTGGCGTTGTACTCGCGGCGCCAGTCGGAACCATCCTTGCGGTAGCTGCGACCGTAATGGTAGCTGCCTATGCAGCGGAGAAGATCGGCGAGTTTATCTGGGAAGAGTTCATCAGCGATACCTTCTGGGATGTCCTGGAGAGTCTCAACATCAAGGATGAAGTTGAGTACGGAATATCGAAGATCGGCCAATGGGTCGGCGCCATAACTCCGGGCGATCCGAAGCCTCCCTACAGGACCGAACAAGTGTACGACGGGGAGGTCATCGCATCCAACGAGAAGGAGAACGTCGTCATCGGCAACGATGGCAGCAATGAGATCAACATGCTGCACGGACGGACCGTTGCCTTCGGCGAAGGCGGCAACGACATCTACCGCGTCTACACAACCGCGCAACGTAACCAGGTCATTTCCGATACGGAGGGCGCCAACAAGCTCTTCTTCGGAATCGAGGAAATTGGAACCTTGGGGTTGCAGAAGATCGGGACGAACGTGTACCGCTCCGACGGGGGAAACTACACGATCACGAAGGTCGGTGACGGAGAAGACGCGAGCCTTGTCATCCAGTCCAAGCACTACGAGGCAACAGTCACCATCCTCAATTGGACGAACGGCAACTTCGGTATCGACCTCCCCGGCGAGCCCGTCCCGTACGAGCCGCCGCCGCCGTCGCACAGCGGCGGTGCACAGGACGACTACATCACCCCCTACATCGATGGCGCATCCCCGCCTGGCATCAGCGCTGATGGTGGTGAGGGCCGCGACATGATCTGGGGCACCGGGCTGCAGTACGAGGACTCGCTGCGCGGTGGCGGCGGTAGCGACATCATCAATGGAAATGGAGGAATCGATCAGATCGATGCCGGCCATGGCGATGACTTCGTCTCCGGCATCGGCGACGGGTCGACCGTTCACGGCGGCGAAGGCAACGACGTGCTTGCTGCGGACTACGACTTCGGCTTCCACTACATCGCCAGCGGCGACATCCCGATCGACTCCAACGCCATCTGGCGCGATCTTTCCCAGTACTTCGGGTGGGACCAGGTCGAAGCCTTCTCCATTGACGACAATGGATATCTACGGATTTCGCCTGCCATCGGGTTGATGGATGGTTTCGACTACTCCGGCCCGTCTGTGGTGGCGGGGTGGTCATACCGGTTCTGGCTGGTCGACGACGGTACGTTCGAGCTCAAGTACTTCTCTTCGGTCGAGCCGGACGGCAAGGAGCCGGGTTACTCAGGCCTGATCACGTACTGGGATCCGGGACTGGAGTTCGTCAAGGGCGTGACCCTGTTTGGCGAGGGCGGCAACGACGCGATCACCGGAACCAGCGCCGACGACGTGCTGGACGGTGGCGACGATGACGATCGCATCGTGGCCAACGCCGGCAACGACGTCGTGTATGGCGGCGAAGGCGTGGACTACCTGGCGGGCGGAGCGGGCAATGACGTTCTGGACGGTGGCGCGGCCGCGGACCAGGTCTACGGCGAGGACGGAAACGACGTGATCACTGGCGGTGCCGGCGACGATCAGTTGTGGGGCGACAAGTACAACCAGGACGAGAACGCAGCGGGCGGTGACGACCACATCCTCGGTGGCGAGGGCAAGGACCAGATCGTCGGTCACGGCGGCAACGATATTCTCTCCGGCGACGCGGGCGACGACTTCGTTCTGGGCGGCGCAGGCGACGACCAGCTCTACGGTGGGCAGGGTGAGGACCGACTGCAGGGTGGTGCCGGCAACGACCATCTGGACGGTGGCACCGAGCGTGATCTGCTGTTCGGCGAAGACGGCGACGATTCGGTGGCAGGTGGCGAAGGCAACGATCAGCTCCAGGGTGGCGCCGGAAACGACCGCCTCGACGGCGGCGCAGGCGACGACGTGCTGATCGGCGAGACCGGCGAGGACTTCCTCAGCGGCGGGCTCGGAGCGGACGAGCTTCAGGGACGCGAAGGCGACGACAGCTTGGATGGCGGAGATGGCAACGACCGTCTTTTCGGCCAGGTGGGGAACGACTATCTGGGCGGTGGAACTGGTGACGATCACCTCCGCGGTGCCGAAGGCAACGACACGCTCATCGGCGGGGAGGGCATCGACGACATGGGAGGCGGCGAGGGCGACGACCTCCTCGAGGGCGGTGCCGGCGCGGACAAGCTGTGGGGCGAAGCAGGCAACGACCGCGTGCAGGGCGGTGCCGGCGACGACTACGTGGACGGCGACGACGGAGCGGTGGCCGCCGGGCTTCATGGCAAGGATCAGTTGGACGGCGGCGACGGCAACGACATCCTGCATGGGCAGGGAAACGACGACACAGTTCGCGGTGGTGCCGGTGACGACTCTGTTTTCGGTGACGACTACGAACGCCAGTACATCGGCAACGACAAGGTCTACGGCGACGCGGGCAAGGATCTTGTCGACGGCGGCGCAGGCAACGACGAACTGTTCGGCGGGCAGGACAACGACACGCTGGTAGGCGGCGAGGGCGACGATGTCCTCGACGGTGGCACCGGCAACGACGTTCTCTACGGAGGCAAGGGCAACGACCGGTTCCACTTCGAGGCTGGCTTTGGCGTCGACGAGATCGTGCTGGAGGACATCGACGCAGGCACCGACACGATCAGTTTTGGTAGCGGAATCTCGTCGTCGGACCTGACGTACTTCGTCCAGGGCATGGACCTGCTGATCCAACACAACAACATGCAGGATGCGATCGTCGTTCGCGGCTACTTCGCGCCCGGAACGAACGTGTCCTTGCAACTGGCGGGAGGGACCCAGTACAGCCGCGCCGACATGGAACAGCTCCTGGGCGTTCCGACACCCGTGCCCGGGACGTCAGGCAACGACGTGATGGAGGGTACCGACGGGGACGACAACCTGCACGGTGGCGCCGGCAATGACACGCTGTACGGTCTGGGCGGAGACGACTACCTGTTCGGTGGAAGCGGCGATGACCAGCTCTACGGCAGCGTGGGTTCCGACATGCTCAATGGCGGAACCGGCAACGATACGTACCACTTCGATTGGGGCGCCGGGCTTGACCGGATCACCGGCCTAGGCTCCGCATCGTCCGGCTCCGACGTGATCAAGTTTGGCCCGAGCCTGACCCGGGACATGATCAACAACTACCAGATCACGGGCGACGACCTGATGATCGCCTTCTTCGACGGTGCCAACTACGACGCCGTCTACATGGACGGTTTCCTTTCCGCCGCCAACGGCACCCACATCCTGGAGTTCGCCGATGGCAGCTGGATGTCGGCGGAGGATTTCCGCAGCGGTCCAAACTCGTGGCGCGGGACGGCAGGAGATGATTCCTTCGTCGCTTCCAACGCCAACAACAATCTCCAAGGCTACGAGGGCGACGACGTCATATCGGGCATGGGTGGAAACGACCGCATCTTCGGCGACGCTGGCGACGACCAGCTGGATGGCGGCGATGGCAACGACGCCCTGCAGGGCGGCCTTGGCGCGGACGTGATCGACGGCGGTGCCGGCGACGATCAGCTGTACGGCACCGAATACGAGGGTAGTCCGACCGACACCTTGCGAGGTGGTAGCGGAAACGATCGTTACTACATTGGCAAGGGGCATCAGACCTCGCCTTCGCCCGATGTGGTCATCGAACTGGCGAACGAAGGTATCGACACGGTTTACGCCGAGTCGTACTCCTACACGCTCACTGATAACGTCGAGAACCTCATCGGCGTTTACCATTCCAGTGACTACTCCTGGAGCAACTCCGGCTACCCTGGCTGGTACGTGGACATCCCGCGACAGCTAATCGGCAACGCGCTGGACAACACGATCAGGCTAGGCGACCTGCCGTGGGGTGGCAGTCACGACCATCGGTTGTACGTCCTAGATGGCGGGGCCGGCGCGGATACGCTCGTCGGCACCGAGGCCGACGAGATCTACGTGGTCGATCAGCTCGGTGACGTCATCGTCGAAACCGACACTGGACCTGGCGCATCGGTCGATACGGTGCGTGCCAGCACCTCGTTCTCCATCGGGCAATACGCGAACGTGGAGAACATTGAACTGGCCGGCGCGGGAAATCTGTCAGCTTGGGGCAACACCGGCAACAACCGGCTGGACGGCAGCACCTCCAGCGGTGCCAACACGCTCTACGGCGGCCAGGGTGATGATACCTACGCCATCACTGCCAAGGACGTGGTCGTGGAGCTGGCCGGCGAGGGCGTCGACACCGTGCGCATCGAGCGGCTCGACGAGACGACATCGCAAGGGCAGTGGTTCAATGTGTCCGACTATGCGAACGTCGAGAATCTCTCGCTCGGCAACAACCTGAGCATTGACTGGGACTACAACGGCAGCGACAACCAGGGTCTGTTCAGCGCCAATCTCCGCGGCGATGCCGGCGACAACGTGCTCATCGGCAACGGTTTCAGCAACGAGCTGCGCGGCGGGGGCGGGAACGATACCCTGTTCGGTGGCGAGCGAGAGCTGAACACCACGTACCGAAGTGCTTACGACCAGCTGTTTGGCGAGTCCGGCGATGACACGCTCCGCGCCGGAAGTGGCGGCGCCACCTTGCACGGCGGGAGCGGCAACGATGTCCTGTACGGGGCGTCTGGCAACGACAGCTTCCACTACGCCCTTGGGGATGGCCGCGACACGATCGCCTCCATCAGCAGCACGGGCGACCTTGACCGGGTCGTGTTCGCCGCGGGAATCGATCCGGACGATGTCTCGTTCAGTCGTTCTGGCACCAGCCTGGTGGTGCAGGTTGGCTCGGACCCGAACGACCAGGTCGTCGTCTCAAACTACTGGTACGAACGCGACGGCGAGTATGAGCTGAGCGGCGCTGTCGACCAGTTCGTGTTTGCGGACGGCACGATCCGCAGGGGCGACCTGCACCAGTTGCCGTACACCAACAATCCGCCGCAGACGCTGGTGCACTACCTGAGCCACGAGCTGGTTGGAGATGAGGCATTCACCTTCACCTTGCCGAGCGGGATGTTCACCGACGAGGCCGCCGATACGATCACGCTGAGCCTGGGCGCGAATACGCCGGAATGGATCACGTTCGACCCGGCTACAGGCGCGTTGACCGGAACCCCACCCAACGGTGGTGCGGAGTTGTCTGTGCAGATCGTGGCCAGCGACAGCTGGGGACAGACCACGACGTCGACCTTGTCCCTTACCGTTCGCAACGTCATTCGTGGCGGCGTCGGCGGCGACATGCTGGCCGGCACCGATTTCCGGGACGACGTCCACGGCGGCGGCGGCGACGACACGTTGCAGGGCGTCGGGTCCGGTGATCGCCTCTACGGTGGCGCCGGCAACGACCTGTACGTGGTGACAGAGTCCTCCCAGCAGGTGATCGAACTGGCGGGCGAGGGTGACGATACCGTCCAGAGCAGCAGCTATAGCTATGCGCTGGGCGAGAACATCGAGGGCCTGCTGATGGGCGCAGGCGCGATGGAGGGTGTTGGCAATTCCGGCGCCAACGTCATCACGGGCAACGCGGGCGACAACCGGCTCGATGGCGGCGAAGGGGATGACCGACTCGTCGGCGACGCCGGCAACGATCTATACGTTGTCGACTCGTTGGGCGACGAGGTCATCGAGACCGCCGGCCAGGGCACCGACACGATCCAGGCGAGTCTGAGCTGGCAGTTGGGCGCCGACGTCGAGAACCTTGAGCTTATCGGCAGCGATGACCTCAATGCCACGGGCAACGCGCTCGACAATGACCTTACCGGCAACGCGGGCAACAACCGGCTCGAGGGCGGGGCAGGCGCGGACTGGTTGTACGGCGGCGACGGCAACGACACATACGTCATGGAGTCCACCCAGGACCGCGCCATCGAGTACGAGGGCGAAGGACACGACACCGTCGATCGTCGGTTCGAGACCAACTTGATCCTCGCCAACAACGTCGAGAACCTGCTGCTGGCCGCAGGCGTGGTCACAGGCAACGGTAACGCCCAGGACAACCAGATCACGGGCAATGCCGCCAACAACAAGCTCTCGGGCCTGGACGGTGATGATCAACTCGATGGGCTGGATGGCAACGACCAGATGTGGGGCGGCTCGGGCAGCGATCGCCTGCTCGCCGGCAACGGCGACGACTATCTCGACGGTGGTACCGGCCAAGACCAGCTGGAAGGCGGTGCCGGCGGAGACGTATATGTCGTCGACGACGCCGGCGATGTGATCGTCGAGGCCGCGGGCGGCGGCACTGATCAGGTCCAGGCCTCGGCGTCGTACGCCATGTCCGCGAACATCGAGAACCTGTTCCTGTCAGGCAGCTCTGCCATCAGCGGCACCGGCAATGCGCAGGCGAACTATCTCGGGGGCAATTCGTCCGACAACGTGCTCAACGGCATGGGCGGAAATGACACCCTGGTGGGCGGGGCCGGCAACGACTCCCTCGTCGGCGGGGCAGGCGACGACTCCTACCTTGTTGACGCCGCATCCGGCACCGATGTTATCGACAATGCCGGCGGCGGTAGCGACGGTGTGTTCTTCATCAATGGCGTCACCCGTGAGCGGCTATCGTTCTCTCGTGACGGAAACGACCTGCTCATCACAATTGACGGCGGTGCGACGCCGGCGGTGCGGGTCACCAATCACTTCCTCGGCGGTGACGCCGCCATCGACTACGTTGCACCCGAAGGTGGGACAACGCTGACCACGGCCCAGATCAACCAGTTGGTGTCAGGCGGCTCCGGCGGCCAGTACGACCAGACCATCGAAGGCACTGCCTCGGCCGAGCAACTGGTCGGCAGCAACGGCAAGGACCTCATCAAGGGGCTGGGAGGGGACGACCAAGTATTCGGCATGGGTGGCGCGGACACCCTCCAGGGTGGCGACGGCGACGACTACCTCGCAGGTGGCAATGGCAGCGGCACAGGCTCGGCCGACGATAGGCTGGAAGGTGGAGCGGGCAATGACACGCTTTCCGGAGAAGATGGCAACGACACGCTCATCGGTGGCGCCAACGACGACGACTATATCTATGGCGGTGGCCAGGACGTGATCGATAACACTGGCGGCGGCATCGATGGTGTGTTCTTCAGCAATGGAATCACTGCTGCGCAACTGGCGTTCACCAGAACCGGAGACGACCTGTTGATCACCGTCAATGGCGATGCGAACAGTACGGTCAAGGTTACCGGGCACTTCCTCGGCGGAGACCTCGCCATCGACTTCGTGCAGCCAGCAAGCGGCGCAATGCTTGATACAGCGACGATAAACGCACTTGTCGGAGGTGGAAGCAACCCGCCGGGCGGCAACGACGGTGACTATCCGTCAGTGGTGACCGGCACCGCGAGTGGTGAACAGTTGCTTGGAACCGGTGGCCGCGACCTGATCAAGGGGCTGGGTGGTAACGACACCCTGTTTGGCTTCGGCGCGGATGACAAGCTCGATGGTGGCGACGGCGACGATTACCTGTCCGGTGGCAACGGCTCGCACAACGGATCCGGCAACGACATCCTGGTGGGCGGGGCCGGTGTCGACACGCTGGTTGGCGAGGACGGCAACGACCAAATGCTCGGAGGCGCCGGCAACGACAAGTACGTCTATGGTGGCGGTGCCGACACCATCGACAACACTGGCGGCGGCACCGACTGGGTGTTCTTCAACAGCAGCAGTTTCAGCGTGGCTCGTAGCCGAATCACCTTCCATCGCGATGGCGATGACCTGATCGTTCGGGTCGATGCCGACGCAGGCAAGCAGATCCGCGTGACCAAGCACTTCCTCGGTGGTGAGTATGCGATCGCCTATGTGCAGCCGGCTGGCGGAAACGCCATCCCAGCTTCTCAGTTCGGTGGCCTTCTGGCTCCGTTGTCTGCGGGGCGATCGTTTGCCGCCTTTGCATCTGGCGACGAGCCGGTTACAACTGAAATGACAGTCATTCAACCCGAAGCGCTCCAGGAACGGGATGCTGTTCCGGGTCGATCCAGCGACCTCGCGATGAGGGAAGGGCAGGATCGTCCGGCTATCCAGGGGCTGGAGCAGTTGGTGCAGGATGTCACTTCTGCAACCGAGCCAAGGCTCGCCAATCAGGAGTTGCTCAATCTGGTCAACGCCATGAGTAGCTTCGGCGGCAGTGACGCGGCCGCATCGTCCGGCACTGAGGCCAATAGCCAGCTTGAACGAAACCTGCATTGGAGCGCAGCCTGGCACCACGGTCCGCGACAAGATGGAATGCGGACCCGATACATGGAACCGTAA
- a CDS encoding DUF962 domain-containing protein: protein MAHKEFDTYWLAYLAAHSKPATRACHYVGTLLGIFIGIPLSASIAWWAFPVLGAIGYGIALASHPLVQGNRPFASRPVWGLACDLRMLLLAATNQLTPHLLRAKPSAISPSD from the coding sequence ATGGCTCATAAGGAATTCGACACGTATTGGCTGGCCTATTTGGCTGCCCACTCCAAGCCCGCAACTCGAGCCTGCCACTACGTCGGCACGTTGCTCGGCATCTTCATAGGCATTCCGCTCTCGGCTTCTATTGCTTGGTGGGCATTCCCAGTCTTGGGCGCAATCGGCTACGGAATTGCCCTGGCCAGCCACCCGTTAGTCCAGGGCAACCGCCCTTTTGCTTCCCGGCCTGTTTGGGGGCTTGCGTGCGACCTGCGCATGCTGTTGCTTGCGGCGACCAATCAGCTAACGCCTCATCTGTTGCGAGCCAAGCCCAGCGCGATTTCACCAAGCGATTGA